From one Synechocystis sp. PCC 6803 substr. PCC-P genomic stretch:
- a CDS encoding cupin domain-containing protein, whose protein sequence is MKKEINYWVEKLELLPHPEGGFYKETYRSPVEANFAGFDGSRNVVTGIYFLMTKDNFSAFHRIKSDEMWHFYAGDSLEIYWFSPQGELEVISLGLDLEKGEVPQAVVLKDGWFASRVKNGGDYALVGCTVAPGFDFQDFELANREDLLKLYPRSAEIINQLTRQ, encoded by the coding sequence ATGAAAAAAGAAATTAATTATTGGGTAGAAAAGTTGGAGCTACTCCCCCATCCTGAAGGGGGATTTTATAAGGAAACCTATCGATCGCCAGTAGAGGCAAATTTTGCAGGATTTGACGGCAGTAGAAATGTAGTTACCGGAATTTATTTTTTGATGACCAAGGACAACTTTTCCGCTTTCCACAGGATTAAATCCGATGAAATGTGGCATTTCTATGCCGGTGATAGCTTGGAAATTTACTGGTTTTCTCCCCAGGGAGAGCTGGAGGTGATCAGCCTGGGCTTGGATTTGGAAAAAGGAGAAGTGCCCCAAGCGGTGGTTCTCAAGGATGGTTGGTTTGCTTCTCGGGTTAAAAACGGCGGAGATTATGCCCTAGTGGGTTGCACCGTTGCCCCTGGATTCGATTTTCAGGATTTTGAGTTGGCCAATCGGGAAGATTTGCTCAAGCTCTACCCCCGCTCCGCCGAGATTATTAACCAGTTAACTAGGCAATAG